The genome window tgcaggggagaagaactggcggagacggtacagaacgcccagcctcgaggaagctgatttagtaagagatgagatatgaagtttccagttgagattttgagttaaggatagaccgaggatgtttagtgttgaggaaggtgatagctgggtgttgtcaaagaataggggatagttgtttggaagattgtgtcgagtggataggtggagaaactgtgttttgaggcgttgaaggacaccaggttcttcttgccctaatcggaaataatagtaaggtctgaggctaagcgttctgcagcctccagccttgagtcgttaagttcctgaagggtgggtcttctattaaaagaagttgaataatgcagagtggaatcaccggcgtaggaatggataggacagttcgttttggaaagaagatcatcaatgaacaacagaaaagattgggagataggacagacccctgtgtgacaccactgttaatagatagAGGGGaacaacagtgaccgtctaccccGCCAGAAATAGACATAgaccgctatatatatatatatatatatatatatatatatatatatatatatatatatatatatatatatatatatatatatatatatatatatatatatatatatatatacacacacatatatatatatatatatatatatatatatatatatatatatatatatatatatatatatatatatatatatatgtgtgtgtgtgtgtgtgtgtgtgtgtgtgtgtgtgtgtgtatatatatatatatatatatatatatatatatatatatatatatatatatatatatatatatatatatatatatatatatatatatatatctctctctctctctctctctctctatataaagatagatatatatatgtatatatataaactccCACGCTGACAGTCTGAGTGAAGATGAGCGAGGCCCAGGCCGCGGGTCACTCACTGGGATTCCCCGACACTACCCACCCGCTGGCCTTGAgaggcgggcgagggaggggtaatcaggagaaaggggagggagcagCAGTTGGTGAGAGGGGGCTGCAGGGGCTAGGAGGGAACAACAGGGTCTGGGAGGAAACCAcaggggctgggagggggcagGGTCTGGGAGGGGGCAGGGGCTAAGAGGGGGCGGCAGGGGCTGTGAGGGGGCGGCAGGGGCTTGGAGGGTGCGCCAGGGGCTGGTAGGTGGGCGGCAGGGGCTAGGAGGGGGCGCCAGGGGCTGAGGGGCGGCAGGGACTGGCAGTTGGCGGCAAGGGCTGCGAGGGGGTGGCAGGGGCTGGTAGTTGGCGGCAAGGGCTGGGAGGGGGCGGCAGGGGCTGTGAGTTGGCGGAAGGGGCTGGGAGGGGGCGGTAGGGGCTGAGAGGGGCAGCAGGGGCTGGTAGTTGGCAGCAAGGGCTGGGAGGGGGCGGCAGGGGCTGAGAGGGGACGGCAGGGGCTGGTAGTTGGCGGCAAGGGCTGGGAGGGGGCGCCaagggctgggagggggaggcaggggctGGGAGTTGGCGGCAAGGGCTGGGAGGGGCAGCAGGCTGGTAGTTCTGGGAAGGGCTGGGAGGGGGCGCCAGGGGCTGGGAGGGGGCGGCAAGGGCTGGGAGGGGGCGGCAGGGGCTGGTTGTTTGCGGGAAGGGCTGGGAGGGGGCGGAAGGGGCTGGGAGGGGGCGGTAGGGGCTGGGAGGGGGCGGCAGGGGCTGGAAGAGGGCGGCAGGGGCTGGGAGGGGGCGGCATGGGCTGGGAGGGGGCGGCAGGGGCTGGGAGGGGCGGCAACGGCTGAGAGAGGGCGGCAGGGGCTGGGAGAGGGCGGCAAGGGCTGGGAGGGGGCAGCAAGGGCTGGAAGACGCGGcaggggctgggagggggcagCAAGGGCTGGGAGGGGCGGCAAGGGCTGGGAGAAGGCGGCAGGGACTGGGAGGGGGCAGCAGGGGCTGGGAGAGGGCAGTAGGGGCTGGGAGGTGGCAGCAAGGGCTGGGAGGGGCGGAAGGGGCTGGGAGGGGCAGTAGGGGCTTAGAGGGCACAGCAGGGGCTGGTAGTTGGCGGCAAGGGCTGGGAGGGGGCGGCAGGGGCTGAGAGGGGACGGCAGGAGCTGGTAGTTGGCGGCAAGGGCTGGGAGGGGCGCCAGGGGCTGAGAGGGGTGGCAGGGGCTGGGAGTTGGGCAAGGGCTGCGAGGGGCGGCAGGGGCTGATAGTTCTGGGAAGGGCTGGGAGGCGCCAGGGGCTGGGATGGGGCAAGGGCTGGGAGGGGCAGCAAGGGCTGGGAGGGGCGGCAGGGGCTGGTTGTTGGCGGGAAGGGCTGGGAGGAGGCAgcgggggctgggagggggcggCAAGGGCTGGGAGGGGCGGCAAGGGCTGGGAGAGCAGcaggggctgggagggggcaAGGGCTGGGAGAGGGCGGTAGGGGCTGGGAGGGGCGGCAACGGCTGAGAGAGGGCGGCAGGCTGGGAGGGGCGGCAAGAGCTGGGAGGGGCAGCAAGGGCTGGGAGGAGGCGGCAGGGGCTGGGAGAGGGCGGTAGGGGCTGGGAGGTGGCGGCAAGGGCTGGGAGGGGGGGGCAAGGGCTGGGAGAGGGCAGGGGCTGGGCTGGGAGGCGGCAGGGGCTGGGAGAGGCAGGGGCTGGGAGGTGGCAGCAAGGCTGGGAGGGGCAGTAAGGGCTGGGAGGGGGCAGCAAGGGCTGGGAGAGGGcggtagggggaggaggtggcAAGGGCTGGGAGAGGGCGGTaggggcggggaggggctggGAGGGCGGCAGGGGTGGGAGGGGGCGGCAGGGGCTGGGAGGGGGCGGCAAGGGCTGGAAGGGGGCAGCAAGGGCTGGAAGAGGGCGGTAGGGGCTGGGAGGGGGCGGCATGGGCTGGAAGAGGGCGGTAGGGGCAGGGAGGGGCAGCAAGGGCTGGGAGGGGCGGCAGGGGCtgggagggggctgggagggggtggCAGGGCTGGGAGGGGCGGCAAGGGCTGGGAGGGGGTGGCAGGGGCTGGGAGGGCAGCAAGGGCTGGGAGGGGGCAGGCAAGGGGCTGGGAGGTGGCGGCAAGGGCTGGGAGGGGGGCAGGGCTGAGGGGCGGCAAGGGCTGGGAGGGCGGCAAGGGCTGGGAGGGGCTGGGAGGGAGCAGTAGGGGCTGAGAGGGGCAGCAAGGGCTGGGAGGGGCAGCAGGGGCTGGGAGGGGCAGCAAGGGCTGGGAGAGAGCGGCAGGGGCTGGGAGGGGGCGGCAAGGGCTGGGAGAGGGCGGTAGGGGTTGGGAGGTGGCGGCAAGGGCTGGGAGAGGGCGGTAGGGGCTGGGAGGGGCGGCAAGGGCTGGGAGAGAACGTTAGGGGCTGGGATGGGCGGCAAGGGCTGGGAGAGGGCGGCAAGGGCTGGGAGAGGGCGGCAGGGACTGGGAGGGAGCGGCAAGGGCTGGGAGGGGGCGGAAGAGGCTGGAAGGGGGCGGCATGGGCTGGGAGTTTGCGGAAGGGGCTGGGAGGGGGCGGCAAGTGCTGGGAGGGGGCGGCAGGGGCTGGGAGAGGGCgggaggggctgggagggggcgGGAAGGGCTGGGAGAGGGCGGTAGGGGCTGGGAGGGGGCGGCAGGGGCTGGGAGGGGGCGGCAAGGGCTGAGAGGGGGCGGGAGGGGCTGGGAAGGGGCGGCAGGGGCTGGTAGTTGGCGGCAAGGGCTGGGAGGGGGCGGCAGGGGCTGGTAGTTGGCGGCAAGAGCTGGGAGAGGGCGGCAGGGGCTGGGAGGGGGCGGCAGGGGCTGGGAGGGGGCGGCGGGGACTGGGAGGgggcgggaagggaggaaagtgagcggcaggggagaaaaggggggcgGCAAGGAAGGAACGTGAAGAAATGGCGACAGGGGTGAGCTAATGAAAGCAACAGGGGTGGACTGAGATCGGTAGGGGAGCGCAGGGTGACGAGGAGCAGGGGGGGACAAATATGAAGGGTAAGGttgggaggagataaggaaggcaaGGGGGAACAGGTAGAAGCGTGCAGGGATGGCAGGGTGGTTGTGGCAGGGGTGAAGAGTGAATATAATCAtgtagagtgagggaggaagggaatgagcagggagaggagaagaggagtgtaTAGGCAAGGGGGAACAGGCAGAAGCGTGCAGGGATGGCAGGGTGGTTGTGGCAGGGGTGAAGAGTGAATATAGTCAtgtagagtgagggaggaagggaatgagcagGGATAAGAGAAGATGAGTGTATATAAGGAGACagaaaggtaaggcaaggagagggaaaggattatgaagaaaaacaggaggaaaaggagagcagaagaatagctggaagggaggagagagaaagatgagtctAAACATGGGAACAGAGAATAAAACCAGGGAAGTGAGAGGCCATGGGATAGGACggtgagaagggagaagggagaaaagagaaataaaataatggtagGGTGAATGAGGATGGTCAGACCAGAGGGTGGAGAGTGTGAGGGACGCTGAAGGGAGGGCAAAAACAGACGCATTAAGGAAAGATGTCCCAAAATTCAAGAAAAGAGTAaacagaaaacaatgataaaaaagatGTTGCGTGACAAAATAATGATCTGCAgttatgaaaagagaaaggatggaagactATTAGGTTTAGTTAGCCGAGGAAAACGGTAAGTAAAAAGAGTAAAATGAAATAGTCAGTTAATCAAGGTAAAAACTGAGAGCTGCGAGAAAACTTATTATCCAAACAAGTTACCGTgaccttcatttttgtttttacttcttcttGCGTGTGGCTGTCTGATGAAATGGTTTGTACCGTGACGCGGCACCTTGGCTTTCAGTGCAGTGGCGTGAAACTATTTTTTAACCAATGATATTAAAAACCCCCATTAATGAACATCCCCGAGCTAGACACCTAAGGACCAAATAGCCCTTTTACGGTTACCCCTCTTTCCATGAAGCTGCCGTGAGCTGGGATAGAACCACAGatccattttcttaaacatttcggcgcccaagcatacACATTTAACAAGGTTTTCGTACAGGTTTCGGGTATTTCCATAGGTACCctcatgaccctagtggtagtttgacccttcttctctactATGAACCTGAAAAACACCCAAAACCTGATGAATTTCTTTaatggtctttggaaatagttaatgtgagagacaaaagaaaataataataccgACCAAAACTTACTGGTCACAGAGTATATGTgcgtcattcaccatggtctgatcacgcgctggaCTCACGGTCGTCACCCAGTACCCGGCCCTAATGAACTTTGGGCTCAGGTGACGGATCTTTGAGTCAGGCTGGAACCTCACACCCAACACAGACCTGGAGCCCATTCACTATTGGGTGGAGATGGGCAAAAATTAAGGAGACTGCCCGTCCATCTCCACTCCACCAGGGAATCGAACACAAGCCCTCTCGTTTGTGGGTCGAGCGCGCTAACcactggactgaagaacaaagtgtgtgtgtgtgtgtgtgtgtgtgtgtgtgtgtgtgtgtgtgtgtgtgtgtgtgtctctctctctctctcagcgtccagtgtaacacgattgactcctttaaaaacaagctcgaccgtcacttccttgaacttaatattaactagattagaaaagcaacgttttggagccatctgattaatgtaaaaccacttaggtttaaggacagaccacctagtctggaccatggggtctgtgtggtctgattttctattctatgtaattctctcttaGTTGTATATAGATAACTAAAACTCAAGCCTTCTACCTTTGAGTTCACTTTTGCTTAATAGAGGAGGATACTTTCCTGCCCTTGTGTTTTCCGTATCAACGTCAAATAATTTTTACGGAAAGATTTATTTAAGGATAGTTTAAAgaatttttttaataattttttttcccttctggaAAATTTGCTACTGAACACAGCAACCCAAACGTCCTATACTTTTTGTgcctttgtgtgttttttgtttgttttttgtcaagTTTACGAGTTTGTTGAAGATCACACATGCAATTCACAGAGCAACACTGTATAAGCTTAATATGGGGAACATGAAACATCCCTGAAGCTCGTGGCGCCGACAACACATGCGCATGTCACCCGTCAGCTGAATTAGAAAGTCGGGAAAGGAGAAGACCCGCTATCCCGGTCGTGGGGCAAGGTCAGGGCGACTGAACTCTGGGAAAGGTTTGCTCTGGTAGAATCCTGGGATTTCCAGGCTGACGAACCTAACCTGTCGGCTTCCATGCTCGAACCTTCAGTTGGTTACAGAAAGTTGGAGGGAAAGCACTCAGTGGCGAGGGGACGTGACGGTGCTCCTAACAGTGAAGTCCTTGAAGTTCCTTGCTGGAACAAGAAACACGTGTCAAAATGCCTTCTTTCACTGTGACGAactgaaggaggttgaaaaatGTCCCTTTCTCTGTGACGCATCAAAGGAGGTTGAaacttgtctctctttctctgtgacGCACCGGACGGGGATGAAATGTGAGCCTCTGTCGTTGTGACATGGATGGGCGGCGATAcaacgtgtgggtgtgggtgtgagtgtagaTGTcgtggattgaaaaaaaaaaagcaaatttggTTGATTCCCCTAAAAGAAATCAGAGAAAAACTAAACCTAAACGAAAAAATTCtgtgaatataagaaaaaattcGGATATCAGTTtgcaagaagaaaaatataccaAACCAACAGAAGAGGCGTGAAAAAGTATTACAAAAGCAATTCAAAGTgctgtgaataaaaaaaatgtgtgaatATAAATGTTTTGGATATCAGTTtgcgagaagaaaaaagaatatatcGATACATCAGAGGAGGCGTGAAAATAGTATTACAAAATGATTCAAAGagcagtgaataataataataataataaaaaaatcggaTATTAATATgcgagtagaaaagcaacgtggAAGTGGTACGAGTTTTGAATAGCGGTGcaagaaagaaaacagtaatatcgaaagagaaagataaaggcatgaaagagtgaaaaataaTAACGAGATATGAAAAGCAAGAGTACGTAACAGAACATAAATGACCAATGAGAAAAAGAACGTGGAAATTATAATAAGAGTTTTGAATATcagtgtgaaagaaaaaaagcattatCGAGAGAAGATaataagatatgaaaaaaagagtgaaaacaacaaatatatatacatgaataaATCAACAACGAGAAAAGCAACGTGTTAGTGATAAAGAGTTTTGAATATCAGTGCgtgagaaaaagaaagtcaaATCGAAACAGGAAAAATGGCacgaaaatacaaaacaaaagagCAACAACATGAAATTACGATGAAAAGTTTTGTGAAATGCGTCTCTCACATTTGAGGAAGCAAGGGCCGATGTTGACAGGGGGGAAATTGTGCATgcgtaaacaaaaacaacaataacagcaacataaTGAAGCAGCAACCAATAAGCACTGATATAAGCGGGGTCAAAGGATAAGAAAATACTACAGAGAGAAAAATTTTAGTGCAGTGTGTATCGGCTTCAGAAGATATGTCGTGTACCGTAtcatgagaagaaagagaaaactgcaGACATGAAAGAGGGAGACCAAAGTAAAAAGgatggggagaaaaagaaaacaacaacgaagTGAAAGtgggagacgaaagaaaaaattACGAAGAAGAATCatcaggagaaaaagagaattagggagaaatggagagatggaaagtaagagaagaggaaaaaaaatatcgggagagaaaagtacaaagaaatgaaggagggagaggaggaaaaaaagtatgagaggaaaagtattgggaaaaaaagaaaactaggtagaaataaaagaggacaaaaagtatgggaagaaaaatatcgggaaaaataccaataaatgaaggagggaggggaaaatagTGTAAAAAAAGtattggaaggaaaaaaaactacccagctacgaagaaaataaaagtaggaGATAAAATGCATGAGAAGAAAAAACTCGAGAAGAAAACACACCAAGAAATCAAAgaggaaaatttaaaaaaaagtacAGTAGTTACATGTCCATTAGGCCTAGCGTCTTTCGGTAATGGCGcttaaataacaaaataaaacaaaataaagactaAATGTACACTCTAATTCTTTGGCTTGAACggagacctaaaaaaaaaaagaggcctgTGAGAAAATTATACAAGTTATCTAATTAAACTCTCTCGTATCTATAAATGCAACAAATGTATCCTCGAGGCCATAAATAAAGGTTGAGtataatattttccttcattctctgttTTATCAAGGCCTTTTCGTATTtttcgtccgctgcgattgtcatggatttggccttcagtggtagcttggtaacatatagtcccaggttcttctctggctctgtggtggatagtggagtctttcccatgtggtattgctgtgctggatatctcctcccagggtgcaggactttacatttttcttcactgaattgtagcagacactttttgttccagtcctgtagc of Eriocheir sinensis breed Jianghai 21 chromosome 27, ASM2467909v1, whole genome shotgun sequence contains these proteins:
- the LOC127004284 gene encoding basic proline-rich protein-like; protein product: MGSRSVLGVRFQPDSKIRHLSPKFIRAGYWVTTSPPPPPSPCRPLPAPAALSQLLPPTTSPCRPLPALAANYQPLPPLPSPSRPLSALAAPSQPLPPPPSPYRPLPALPAPSQPLPPSPSPCRPLPALAAPSQPLPQTPSPCRPLPASSAPSQPLPLPPSPCRPLPALAALSQPLPPIPAPNVLSQPLPPLPAPTALSQPLPPPPNPYRPLPALAAPSQPLPLSPSPCCPSQPLLPLPALAAPLSPYCSLPAPPSPCRPPSPCRPSALPPSQPLPPPPSPLPAPSQPLLPSQPLPPPPSPCRPSQPCHPLPAPSQPLPPLPALAAPPCPYRPLPAHAAPSQPLPPSSSPCCPLPALAAPSQPLPPPPTPAALPAPPRPYRPLPALATSSPYRPLPALAAPSQPLLPLPALLPPPSPCLSQPLPPPSPAPALSQPLPPPPSPCRHLPAPTALSQPLPPPPSPCCPSQLLPPLPACRPLSAVAAPPSPYRPLPALAPSQPLLLSQPLPPLPALAAPSQPPLPPPTPGASQPFPELSAPAAPRSPCPTPSPCHPSQPLAPLPALAANYQLLPSPLSPCRPLPALAANYQPLLCPLSPYCPSQPLPPLPALAATSQPLLPSPSPCCPLPVPAAFSQPLPPLPALAAPSQPLPRLPALAAPSQPLPPSPSPCRPLSAVAAPPSPCRPLPAHAAPSQPLPPSSSPCRPLPAPTAPSQPLPPPPSPSRKQPAPAAPSQPLPPPPSPWRPLPALPRTTSLLPLPALAANSQPLPPPPSPWRPLPALAANYQPLPSPLSPCRPLPALAANYQPLLPLSAPTAPSQPLPPTHSPCRPLPALAANYQPLPPPRSPCRQLPVPAAPQPLAPPPSPCRPPTSPWRTLQAPAAPSQPLPPPLSPCPLPDPAPSQPL